Within Acanthochromis polyacanthus isolate Apoly-LR-REF ecotype Palm Island chromosome 3, KAUST_Apoly_ChrSc, whole genome shotgun sequence, the genomic segment agctgaactgagGACGAGGAACAggagaaaacatcagaaaacaaggcagaaactcaaacagatcTTGTaaaaggctagagagcaaactgaactgcgtggttcttgttcaacactctggcagggagtggaaggctgagccggtacttattgttgaggtgagtcgttagtgtgatgatcgtcagctgtccgggagccgtggaggtggttgattgcctgagtggagtcagctgagaagctagactccactcaggcaccgagctgtaggggaagatacagggcagaggagtggatgggagacaggcaaggcagaggagaagggagctgtgacaaagtaagtaactgaggggctttttagtcagtttcagctgttttggtgttcataaaattaacaacgggtgcactagaggggtaacagtgagacaacccccaaaacaggaatgagtttacaggtgaaggccactgacatttttttccttccttattttttctgactgtttttcactagttttgcatttggctagggtaagtgtcacttctggtagcatgaggcgatacctggaccctacagaggttccacagacagtccaactcctccaggatgaaacatcaatgcgtgccattgccagaaggtttgctgtgtctcccagcacattctcaagcgcatggaggagattccaggagacaagcagttagtctgggagagctggacagggctgtcgaaggtcagcgatcagcaggacagctatctgctcctttgtgcaaggaggaacaggatgagcactgcaatagctctacaaaatgacctccagcagaccactggtgtgaatgtctctgatcaaacaatcagaaagagatgtaatgagagtggtctgagggcccagcgtcctctagtgcccgctgtgctcgctgactggcaccgtggagctcggctgccatttgccatagaacacaggaatttgcaagtccaccactggtccCCTGtacttttcacagatgagagcaggttcaccctgagcacatgtgacagacatgaaagggtctggagaagacgtggagaacgttatgctgcctgtaacattgttcagtgtgaccggtttggtggtgggtcagtgatggtgtggggacgcatatccatggagggacgcacagacctctacaggctggacaatgacATTCTGACTgtcattaggtatcaggatgaaatcctttgacccattgtcagaccctacattggtgcagtggtcctggattccttctggtgcacgacaaagcccagtcttatgtggtaagagaactcatgcagttcctggaggatgaaggaactgataccattagctggcccccacgctcacctgacctgaatccaatagaacaccttaggaacattatgttttgttccatctgacaccatcaggttgctcctcagactgtccaggagctcagcgatgccctggtccagttctggttGGAGATACCTAAGGACACCatccgtcgtctcattcagagcttgtcccggcatcgtcagtcatgcatacaagcacatggatgccatacaaactactgactaccattttgagttgctgccaaggaatttcagcaagatggaccagcctgccacatcagtttttcactttgattttggggtgtcttgaatttagccctcctggggggttgataattttcatacccatcaaacaatgtggcacttttcattcctaacacattatccagtccatatcaatgctaatatccagtttgttttttccccgtattgaaatatgatgtgttttcaaagtgttcctttaatttttttgagcagtgtagatATAATTTAACATACTTTACAATTTTACAAGTCATTGCTTTACTCAGCACAGTTTAGCCATTAAAGTTCCCTTGTAGTCACTGGTTGAACcactaaaaactcatctttgtgcATCGAAGTCACACACAGATTCTAAAGAGGAATATTGGTGCAGTAAGTCCCACACTGCAGGTTGATGGGATTTGGTCCTTAAGTTTTTCACACATGAAACCCCAGAAAGTGTGAATCCAAGTTTTAGAGACTGACTGATACAGAGAAGTTTTAGGATGGAGATAATAATCCTGCTTTTCCTCAAAATCCATCTTCTATCATCTAAAAAATAACATGGACATGTtagcaagttaaaaatattagtGATGAGATGCAATTAAACAATGTATCGAATTATTTAGAGGCTTTGCAATTAATTAATtgcaattaatcacatttttgtcaaatagtaATATTTGATGCAAGAAGGAAaaattttcagttcaaataagTGTTGAGACTGAATGGATGAATAGGCATAGATGCgaacataaacaacaaaagtgtttgtttcatttctgtttatctgcatttttcatctgtctgctacattcacagattactctgtaaactcaaagtgcaaataTAGTGactatattcaacattttaggaCTTTCATAAACTCAAGTGctttcaatgtcttgaaaagcgGTCTaatatgggatggctacaccattAGCCGGTAACCAGGACTGTTATCTAACTTTAGCTCTGgagctaacagcaacatgttttacattgaggtgataccatcagcttgaagtgctgcagtgatcagaaaGATGTATACTGCATGTAGACATGTATAATAAACTAAATTGAACTAAATTGAAATTGTGTTCAGATGGCTGGATTCTCCTGGATATCTGGGACTTTAGCCCTACTGCTGATTGCTGGAAactgtgttgctgctgtggaTCAGAACCAGCTTGCACAACTCGTTAATGAGATCTGGGGAAAGTAAGTCCACTCTCTCTACATAAATAAGAACATACAAGGAGTACAAAAGAATCACATCTTAATTCTCTAACAGAGTAATGTAACATTGGCTCACATTGCTTATaaattttaataacattttaacaggtaaggaaaaaaatcattcaagtcagatgtacagccatggccataagtttggacacagcatgacttcctatgtctgttttgatgtctattacagaacataactaatatttttgacagcaccagtttaattagtcaacaaatcaacaagggatataatattatcaataaattccaacaattggaacaactttgttcccaaaacataatattagaagaaaataacaaaaaaatgcagtactttcacaaccgaatttggtaagaataacaaaatgacaccaaactcttttgatgtttttttaaaatatgaaacttaatatagttctcaggagttgtgtactgtattgtaagtgacaattttgtggtattttctaagattcacaagcgtcatggtacttgtgtccaaacttatggccatggctgtatgcaGTACATTATTAAAACTAGTATGAGGAACCGATCAGCACTGGGAACGGACAAGAGATTTGAAATTTCTCTAGGACTCCTTTGGGACTAGAATTATGGAAATGGTTTTATATTCCCAGCCCCACTGGTAGTGTTGGCTTTAATTGACTAACAATAAATGTTGCAATGACTGTGGATTGAAAGACATCTCACGATAAACAGTCAGTCCATTTCTGTACAGTACTGGAATCAAAGGATGTGAGATAATTATCAAtacttcattttttgtttgttttggcagGTACAAAATAAACCGAATGTTCAGTCTGGCAGCAAGCATCCCagagaagaaaaatatgaacCAGCAGTACGATGCCAAGCAAGTCTTTAGCAATGAAAATGGAGAAGAAGTAAAGATGGAAATAAAAAGGGGTAATGTGTTTAACAAAGGCAGAATAGTTGCTGCGACACctctgaaaaagaaagacaaaactgGAAAAGATACTCATGCAGAATACCGTGTTCTACAAAACTTTGACACCTTCATCAACAACAATGATGATAAGGCTCacgatttgttgcttttttacgTTCTCGGATCACCATGTTACGATCAGTGTACCAATGAAAGTGATGAGTTAAACATTCTTCGTTTTTTGGATCAAATTAAGAAATGGAAACATTATGCTTTTGTATTCACTTACATATTCAAATCCAAGACTTCAAATCAGTCCACTCAGAAACAGCGCAGAGAAGCCCTTGAGAAGATTGGAATTCGTCTTggtcttgaaaacattttccgTTGTGAAATGTCAGGTGATCGCATGCAGTGTTCAAGCTGTTCTGCTAAGAAACAGGTTGCAGACTATTGTGTTTTATACCCTGATGAAGAACCTGATTCCAATCAAAGGCAGCCACCCACTATACCTAATGTACCTGGTAATAATGCAAATCAAGCAATTGCTTCTTCCTCGCAAAGGGGTCTTGATAATGGGAATAGAAATGATGTGAGTACAGGAGGAAGAGACAATGGAGGAGACAATGGATCGAGCAGATGTAGCGGAGGTGGAAACAGACTGCTTAACTGTTTACGTAACTGTTTCAGATGTATTAGACGGGGCAGGAGTCTtgaaagaaatgctgcaaacaTGAAGTGAAAGGATTAGATTTCAACCCAAGACATGACATTTTTTCTAACCCTAACCAAGCTCCTGGTTGCTGGTCCATGCCACCAACAACCCTTCCTACCCACTAATGTGGACTTTGTCACTCTTTAAAACTCCACATTACAggccacaaaaacaacattaatttCAAAACAAATTGAAATTCCTTTCAACAGAAATTTGAGGATACAGTTGATCTTTATTGAAATGTATATATGTGGAGACAGGAGTGTAACAGCAAGACTATAAGTCTAAAGCCATACTGCGTCCTCTGTGAAGCTGAT encodes:
- the LOC110967728 gene encoding uncharacterized protein LOC110967728 encodes the protein MAGFSWISGTLALLLIAGNCVAAVDQNQLAQLVNEIWGKYKINRMFSLAASIPEKKNMNQQYDAKQVFSNENGEEVKMEIKRGNVFNKGRIVAATPLKKKDKTGKDTHAEYRVLQNFDTFINNNDDKAHDLLLFYVLGSPCYDQCTNESDELNILRFLDQIKKWKHYAFVFTYIFKSKTSNQSTQKQRREALEKIGIRLGLENIFRCEMSGDRMQCSSCSAKKQVADYCVLYPDEEPDSNQRQPPTIPNVPGNNANQAIASSSQRGLDNGNRNDVSTGGRDNGGDNGSSRCSGGGNRLLNCLRNCFRCIRRGRSLERNAANMK